A genomic region of Bernardetia sp. ABR2-2B contains the following coding sequences:
- a CDS encoding thioredoxin family protein, which produces MDYLDKSYLEKSISYQEYRTLGQELLEKGTTTNGDNRPEILEYTNMNMYRMNRLDKTTKVNENIQQALASLPSDTKFYWVVLTESWCGDAAQIIPVMNKIAEEAGGNLEISFLLRDENPDLIDSFLTNGGRAIPKLLFIKEEQNTENTKQLKIIGSWGARPAEAQKLVVDYKQKVKENPELEDFKAFSESLHGWYAKDKTQHTQNELSDLLKTAKE; this is translated from the coding sequence ATGGACTATTTAGATAAAAGCTATTTAGAAAAATCAATATCTTATCAAGAATACCGAACACTTGGACAAGAACTTTTAGAGAAAGGCACTACCACAAATGGCGATAATCGACCAGAAATTTTGGAATATACGAATATGAATATGTATCGTATGAATAGACTTGACAAGACAACAAAAGTAAATGAGAATATACAACAAGCTTTGGCAAGTTTGCCTTCTGATACAAAATTTTATTGGGTTGTTCTTACAGAAAGTTGGTGTGGAGATGCTGCTCAAATTATCCCTGTAATGAATAAAATTGCAGAGGAAGCAGGTGGAAATTTAGAAATTAGTTTTCTTTTGAGAGATGAAAACCCAGATTTAATAGATAGCTTTCTGACAAATGGAGGGAGAGCGATTCCAAAACTTCTTTTTATAAAAGAAGAACAAAATACAGAAAATACGAAGCAATTAAAAATAATTGGTTCTTGGGGGGCAAGACCAGCCGAGGCACAAAAATTAGTTGTAGATTACAAACAAAAAGTAAAAGAAAACCCAGAATTAGAAGATTTTAAGGCTTTTTCAGAATCTTTACACGGTTGGTATGCAAAAGATAAGACACAGCATACTCAAAATGAACTTTCTGACTTGTTGAAAACTGCCAAAGAATAG
- a CDS encoding DUF3352 domain-containing protein — MDTFKVFFRRFLYVLGFFAILILGLLAFWMYRGIPIISLDPFSYVPSSAMYILETDEPVDSWEEISSSKLWKHLQTQPYFGELTKDAISLDTMIHQNREIFDFLGKRQVLVSSHIHKQGDYDFLFIVDLKREIPSFLEKNIGKFMSSVEDSSKYEYKGNRIYLIKNTTDNSQWAISIRQHLLLCSQTPALIEAALDERENPNNFENNRRFKKVMSKTSSKNLGNLFINYDLADEFFGLYMDESNEYLNDISEALFFSGLNLDLEQVGDDDDENASTIVRMVGTTVINDSVPSHVRALLRSGSSDITAARVVPQRSAFYFSVNFDDFLTYYDKFTEVLQRDEEAYQEYQNQINTVERLLDISVRDNFFSWIGSEMAIIQSEKTAAVDKNDEYALVLKTKSISEATAQLEFIGEKIRKRTPVKVVVSEHKGHKISMLAVKGFFKLVMGKYFEKIDKPYFTFIEDYVIFSNSPKTLKNLIDDYEMGLTLAKSASFQNFFKEFEDDNSNFFAYINMPVAFKTLKRSVSPETWKTMVENQDYIISQPHWGFQLRRDETNFYDTRLVTVYQNPLKVREDYKLAQENRKELLKQLNSKNILEKMFGSEEKIDLFEELQTIPESELIELDKNNAERRLIVRSQEDTRYEYEVKGTIKDGIYREFKAGKLIIEGYYKNDRRDGKWRFYDKDGKIKERKRYKDGEESRFSLF, encoded by the coding sequence ATGGACACTTTTAAAGTATTTTTTCGCCGTTTTTTATATGTACTTGGCTTTTTTGCTATTCTCATCTTGGGGCTTTTGGCTTTTTGGATGTATAGAGGCATTCCGATTATTTCACTTGATCCTTTTAGTTATGTTCCTTCAAGTGCGATGTATATTTTAGAAACTGACGAACCTGTTGATAGCTGGGAAGAAATCAGTAGTTCGAAGCTTTGGAAACATTTGCAAACACAGCCTTATTTCGGAGAGCTTACAAAAGATGCCATTTCTTTAGATACAATGATTCATCAAAATAGAGAAATTTTTGATTTTCTTGGAAAAAGACAAGTGCTTGTCTCTTCACATATCCACAAACAAGGGGATTACGATTTTCTATTTATTGTAGATTTGAAACGAGAAATTCCTTCATTTTTAGAAAAAAATATTGGAAAATTTATGAGCAGCGTAGAAGATTCTTCTAAATATGAATACAAAGGGAATCGTATTTATTTGATAAAAAACACAACGGATAATTCTCAATGGGCAATTTCTATTCGTCAGCATTTGCTTTTATGTTCTCAAACTCCTGCTTTGATAGAAGCTGCCTTAGATGAGCGAGAAAATCCAAATAACTTTGAAAATAACCGTCGTTTCAAAAAAGTTATGTCAAAAACTTCATCAAAAAATCTAGGAAATTTATTTATTAATTATGATTTAGCTGATGAATTTTTTGGGCTTTATATGGATGAGTCAAATGAATATCTGAATGATATTTCAGAAGCTCTGTTTTTCTCAGGACTAAATTTGGACTTGGAGCAGGTAGGCGATGATGACGATGAAAATGCTTCTACAATTGTCCGAATGGTCGGAACGACAGTCATTAATGATTCTGTTCCTTCTCACGTACGTGCGCTTTTACGTTCTGGAAGTAGTGATATTACTGCTGCTAGAGTTGTTCCACAGCGTTCGGCATTTTATTTTAGTGTCAATTTTGATGATTTTTTGACCTATTATGATAAATTTACAGAGGTTTTGCAGCGAGATGAAGAAGCATATCAAGAATATCAAAATCAAATAAATACTGTCGAAAGACTTTTAGATATAAGTGTTCGGGATAATTTTTTCTCTTGGATTGGTTCAGAAATGGCAATCATTCAGAGCGAGAAAACAGCAGCAGTTGATAAAAACGATGAATATGCTCTTGTTTTGAAGACAAAATCTATTTCGGAAGCAACAGCACAGCTAGAATTTATTGGAGAAAAAATACGAAAGCGAACGCCTGTAAAAGTAGTAGTTTCAGAACATAAAGGACACAAAATTAGTATGCTTGCCGTAAAAGGTTTTTTCAAACTCGTGATGGGAAAATATTTTGAGAAAATCGATAAGCCTTATTTTACTTTTATTGAAGATTACGTGATTTTTAGCAATAGTCCCAAAACACTAAAAAACTTAATTGATGATTATGAAATGGGACTTACACTAGCTAAATCAGCCTCTTTTCAAAACTTTTTTAAAGAATTTGAAGACGATAATTCTAACTTTTTTGCCTATATAAATATGCCTGTTGCCTTCAAAACATTAAAGCGTTCGGTAAGCCCAGAAACATGGAAAACAATGGTAGAAAATCAAGATTATATAATTTCTCAACCTCATTGGGGGTTTCAACTTCGTAGAGATGAAACTAATTTTTATGATACTCGCTTAGTTACTGTCTATCAAAATCCTCTAAAAGTGAGAGAAGACTATAAACTTGCTCAAGAAAACCGTAAAGAATTACTCAAGCAACTCAATAGCAAAAATATTTTAGAAAAAATGTTTGGGTCAGAAGAAAAAATAGACCTCTTCGAAGAGCTTCAAACCATTCCAGAATCCGAACTGATTGAACTTGATAAAAATAATGCAGAACGTCGTTTGATTGTCCGAAGTCAAGAAGATACTCGTTACGAATATGAAGTAAAAGGAACTATAAAAGATGGTATTTATCGTGAATTTAAGGCAGGAAAACTAATTATAGAAGGCTATTATAAAAATGATAGAAGAGATGGAAAATGGCGTTTTTATGATAAAGATGGAAAAATAAAAGAACGAAAACGCTACAAAGATGGCGAAGAATCTAGATTTTCTTTGTTTTAA
- a CDS encoding amino acid permease, with amino-acid sequence MSKKTPISLSASGQDSQQLVKGQGFGTAPVFFTAISTILGAVMFLRFGYAVGNVGLLGSIGIIILGHIVTIPTAMAIAEIATNQKVEGGGEYYIVSRSFGLNIGATIGIALYLSQAISVAFYIIAFAQAFQPVLEYLRKVPYIIDNNLLFFVQDRLISIPALLLLILMVSTKGADLGVKALYFVVALLFISLIMFFAGETSYDFDADIVGWNHSINGDSFFKVFAICFPAFTGMTAGVGLSGDLKSPRKSIPLGTLSATFAGMIVYFFIVYKLYISASPQDLNNDQLIMQQIALWGPIILVGLAAATASSALGSILVAPRTLQALANDDAFPSQKMNNWLAKGKGKKAEPFNATIITSIIALVFVIAGDVNAVAEIISMFFMVTYGTICSISFLEHLSGDTSYRPTFRSKWYISLLGALACIFMMFSMNALIAMISLISMVVLHLFMSYYRKKSTGIVYLFQGAIFQINRELRVFLQKREDEKNKQWNPAIVCLSQDFFRRQSGFNMLRWLSHRYGFGTYIHYIQGFLSKETNGIAKETKKEIIQMASKTKSNVYIDTLVSPSLTSSIAQVLQLPGVSGLENNMFLLEFSKNNLENLKGIIDNYPLIKATSFDVCVLATSERNFGFKKSINIWITRHSFQNANLMILLAYVIVGHRDWKDADIKLMAVYQDADIETERERLIELIKSGRLPISATNVELIAQRGKSMKEIINEKSKSADLTMIGLNDKQVKEEGENVFKGYDTISDILFVNSHNQKIIQ; translated from the coding sequence ATGTCTAAGAAAACACCTATTTCTCTTTCTGCTTCTGGACAAGATTCTCAACAACTTGTAAAAGGTCAAGGATTCGGAACTGCTCCTGTATTTTTTACTGCTATCTCTACGATTTTGGGAGCAGTTATGTTTCTGCGTTTTGGTTATGCTGTTGGTAATGTTGGGCTTTTGGGTTCTATCGGAATTATTATTTTAGGACATATCGTAACTATCCCAACAGCAATGGCAATTGCTGAAATAGCAACCAACCAAAAAGTAGAAGGTGGTGGAGAGTATTATATTGTTTCTCGTTCCTTTGGTCTGAATATCGGTGCAACTATCGGAATTGCGCTTTATCTTTCACAGGCAATTAGTGTTGCTTTTTATATTATTGCTTTTGCTCAAGCCTTTCAACCTGTTTTAGAGTATCTTCGTAAAGTTCCTTATATTATTGATAATAATCTTTTATTTTTTGTACAAGACCGTTTGATTAGTATTCCTGCACTTTTGTTGCTTATTCTGATGGTATCTACAAAGGGAGCAGACTTAGGTGTAAAAGCTCTTTATTTTGTTGTGGCATTACTTTTTATTTCTCTGATTATGTTTTTTGCTGGAGAAACGAGTTACGACTTTGATGCTGATATAGTAGGTTGGAATCACTCCATCAACGGAGATAGTTTTTTTAAAGTGTTTGCAATTTGTTTTCCAGCCTTTACAGGTATGACGGCAGGTGTGGGTTTATCAGGCGATTTGAAAAGTCCTCGTAAATCTATTCCACTCGGAACATTATCAGCCACTTTTGCAGGAATGATAGTTTATTTTTTTATTGTTTATAAGTTATACATCTCTGCATCTCCACAAGATTTGAATAATGATCAGCTTATCATGCAACAAATTGCTCTTTGGGGACCTATAATTTTAGTAGGTTTGGCTGCTGCAACAGCTTCTTCTGCTTTGGGTTCTATTTTAGTTGCTCCTAGAACGCTTCAAGCCTTAGCTAATGACGATGCCTTCCCTTCTCAAAAAATGAATAATTGGTTGGCAAAAGGAAAAGGAAAGAAAGCTGAACCTTTCAATGCTACTATTATTACTTCTATTATTGCCCTTGTATTTGTTATTGCTGGAGACGTAAATGCTGTTGCTGAGATTATCTCTATGTTTTTTATGGTAACGTACGGAACGATTTGCTCAATTTCATTTTTAGAACATCTTTCTGGAGATACTTCTTACCGTCCTACCTTTCGTTCAAAGTGGTATATTTCTTTGCTTGGAGCTTTAGCTTGTATTTTTATGATGTTCAGCATGAATGCACTAATAGCTATGATTTCTCTTATTTCTATGGTGGTATTACACTTATTTATGAGTTATTATCGTAAAAAAAGTACAGGAATTGTCTATTTATTTCAAGGGGCAATTTTTCAAATTAATAGAGAATTACGAGTATTTTTACAAAAACGAGAAGATGAAAAAAACAAACAATGGAATCCTGCTATTGTCTGTCTTTCTCAAGATTTCTTCCGTCGCCAAAGTGGATTTAATATGCTGCGTTGGCTTTCGCACCGTTACGGATTTGGAACTTATATCCATTATATTCAAGGATTTTTATCAAAAGAAACAAATGGTATAGCCAAAGAAACCAAAAAGGAAATTATTCAGATGGCTTCCAAAACAAAAAGTAATGTTTATATAGATACGTTGGTAAGTCCGTCGCTTACTTCTTCGATTGCTCAAGTTTTGCAACTACCAGGGGTTTCTGGATTGGAGAATAATATGTTTTTGTTAGAATTTAGTAAAAATAATTTAGAGAATCTTAAAGGAATTATTGATAATTATCCACTCATAAAAGCGACTTCATTTGATGTTTGTGTGTTGGCTACTTCTGAACGAAATTTTGGTTTCAAGAAAAGTATAAATATTTGGATTACTCGCCATAGTTTCCAAAATGCAAACCTAATGATTCTTTTAGCTTACGTAATTGTAGGACATAGGGATTGGAAAGATGCTGATATTAAATTAATGGCTGTCTATCAAGATGCAGATATTGAAACAGAAAGAGAACGACTTATCGAACTCATAAAATCGGGTCGTTTGCCTATTTCTGCCACTAATGTAGAATTGATTGCTCAACGAGGAAAAAGTATGAAAGAAATCATTAATGAAAAATCAAAATCTGCTGACCTTACAATGATTGGCTTGAATGACAAACAAGTAAAAGAGGAGGGAGAAAATGTTTTCAAGGGATATGATACTATTTCAGATATTTTGTTTGTAAATAGTCATAATCAAAAAATTATTCAGTAA
- a CDS encoding GatB/YqeY domain-containing protein, producing MTTLKEKVESEMKVAMRAKETTKLTALRAIKSAILLAQTEKGSTSEALSEQQELDILLKQAKQRRESLALYEQEGRTELAETEKAELEVIEKFLPQMLSEEEVKVRVEKILAGMGEVTPQQMGKVMGAAIKELGTEAEKQTIAKVVKELINK from the coding sequence ATGACAACTTTAAAAGAAAAAGTAGAAAGCGAAATGAAAGTCGCTATGCGTGCAAAAGAAACAACAAAATTGACAGCTCTTCGTGCTATCAAATCAGCTATTCTGTTAGCTCAAACTGAAAAAGGAAGCACTTCAGAAGCTCTTTCAGAACAACAAGAATTAGATATTTTATTAAAACAAGCCAAACAAAGACGTGAATCTTTAGCACTTTATGAGCAGGAAGGAAGAACAGAACTTGCTGAAACCGAAAAAGCCGAATTAGAAGTCATCGAAAAATTCTTACCTCAAATGCTTTCAGAAGAAGAAGTAAAAGTAAGAGTAGAGAAAATTTTGGCTGGAATGGGCGAAGTTACACCTCAACAAATGGGAAAGGTAATGGGCGCAGCTATCAAAGAACTAGGTACAGAAGCCGAAAAACAAACAATTGCTAAAGTAGTAAAGGAATTGATTAATAAATAA
- a CDS encoding TRAP transporter small permease subunit: MVIKTIDTIIDKIGELTQWFASVLVLLVCIDVILRYTIGFSSAFLSELEWHIFSFFFLVGAAYTLKDDKHVRVDVFYARFSEKNKALVNLLGTFFFLLPFCFVVIKGGIPYTEFAFRLSEGSPDPGGLPARFIVKSFIVIGFGLLFLQAISLVLKSFFILTKK; encoded by the coding sequence ATGGTAATAAAAACAATAGATACTATCATTGATAAAATAGGCGAACTCACTCAATGGTTTGCCTCTGTTTTGGTGCTTTTGGTTTGTATTGACGTAATTTTGCGTTATACAATTGGTTTTAGTAGTGCTTTTTTATCAGAATTAGAATGGCATATTTTTTCTTTTTTCTTTCTTGTTGGAGCTGCTTATACCTTGAAAGATGATAAACATGTTCGTGTAGATGTTTTTTATGCTCGTTTTTCAGAAAAAAATAAAGCTCTAGTCAATCTTTTAGGAACATTTTTTTTCCTTCTGCCTTTTTGCTTCGTTGTTATAAAAGGTGGGATTCCTTATACAGAATTTGCCTTTAGATTATCAGAAGGTTCGCCAGACCCTGGTGGATTACCTGCTCGTTTTATTGTAAAGAGTTTTATAGTAATTGGTTTTGGACTTCTTTTTTTACAAGCCATTAGTTTAGTTTTGAAGAGTTTTTTTATTTTAACAAAAAAATAA
- the rnpA gene encoding ribonuclease P protein component, with protein METSKNTFTKQERLSSVKDIETLFKKGKSLFVFPLKVVFTPKKVEKEIQENSQNKIRPARLLISVSKRNFKKAVDRNRIKRQIREGYRLQKSEFDLSHIDTFAFICIAKEHIDSKFLHKRIKKLLVMLENEAEK; from the coding sequence CTGGAAACTTCAAAAAATACTTTCACAAAACAAGAACGTCTTTCTTCTGTCAAAGATATCGAAACACTTTTTAAAAAAGGCAAATCATTGTTTGTCTTTCCTCTGAAAGTTGTCTTCACTCCCAAGAAAGTAGAAAAGGAAATACAAGAAAATAGTCAGAATAAAATTCGTCCTGCTCGTCTATTGATTTCAGTTTCGAAGCGAAACTTTAAGAAAGCTGTTGATAGAAATCGTATAAAAAGACAAATTAGAGAAGGATATAGACTTCAAAAATCGGAGTTTGATTTATCACATATAGATACTTTTGCTTTTATTTGTATTGCCAAAGAACATATTGATTCAAAGTTTTTACATAAACGCATCAAAAAACTATTAGTAATGCTAGAAAATGAAGCTGAAAAATAA
- a CDS encoding enoyl-CoA hydratase-related protein — MEYKNLLLTLSDGILKITINRESKLNALNIETMEEIDKAFSRAYDDDEVKSVLITGAGNKAFVAGADISEIAEINEMNSRKFAERGQEIFLKIENCSKPVVAAVNGFALGGGCELAMACHIRIASENAKFGQPEINLGIIPGYGGTQRLPIYIGRSKAMELLMTGDMIDAKTSLSLGLVNHVVASHEVVEKAEELLKKLNKKAPIALGQIIESVNSVYRSEDGYQTEANAFANCCRSEDFKEGTSAFLEKRKANFEGK, encoded by the coding sequence ATGGAATATAAAAACTTACTTTTGACGCTCTCTGATGGAATTTTGAAAATTACCATAAATAGAGAAAGTAAATTAAATGCGCTCAACATCGAAACAATGGAGGAAATTGATAAAGCATTTTCTCGTGCTTATGATGATGATGAGGTAAAATCTGTTTTGATAACAGGAGCAGGAAATAAAGCATTTGTAGCTGGTGCTGATATTTCAGAAATTGCAGAAATAAATGAAATGAACTCTCGTAAGTTTGCTGAACGTGGACAAGAAATATTTTTAAAAATAGAAAACTGTTCAAAACCTGTTGTGGCAGCCGTTAATGGCTTTGCACTTGGTGGTGGTTGTGAACTTGCAATGGCGTGTCATATTCGCATTGCTTCAGAAAATGCAAAATTTGGACAACCTGAAATCAATTTAGGAATTATACCAGGGTATGGTGGAACACAGCGTTTGCCTATTTATATTGGTCGTTCGAAGGCAATGGAACTTCTCATGACAGGAGATATGATTGATGCCAAAACTTCTCTTTCTCTTGGGCTTGTTAATCATGTCGTAGCTTCTCACGAAGTAGTAGAAAAGGCTGAAGAACTTCTCAAAAAATTAAATAAAAAAGCTCCTATTGCTCTAGGACAAATTATTGAAAGTGTAAATTCGGTATATCGTTCAGAAGATGGTTATCAAACAGAAGCAAATGCGTTTGCTAATTGTTGCCGTTCGGAAGATTTTAAAGAAGGAACGAGTGCATTTTTAGAGAAGAGAAAAGCTAACTTTGAAGGTAAGTAA